The following coding sequences are from one Brienomyrus brachyistius isolate T26 chromosome 2, BBRACH_0.4, whole genome shotgun sequence window:
- the LOC125718747 gene encoding interleukin-1 beta-like produces MSHRETARLITALQRMKDNEKILATEFDDTELICMMVDSRVNEVSVLREPYQTTKIAPGFSLSRTVECSISDITQKSLVLNMESQELLAIALQGGRMYNRDIVRCTSVNRDSLSGSVQLSLSTYQAPMLTGDSGLPTTLRVSGSDLYLCCSGSLIKPSLSLKVVKNKAVLSTIEAESDNVCFLFYKKNTGFSMSSFESVRFPTWFIGTASADRKAVGMCQATAQGHNIHFIVKKI; encoded by the exons ATGTCACACAGAGAAACTGCCAGACTCATCACTGCTCTTCAGAGGATGAAGGACAATGAAAAAATTTTAGCTACAGAGTTTGATGATACCGAGCTGATCTGCATGATGGTGGACAGCAGAGTGAATG AGGTGTCAGTGCTCAGAGAACCCTACCAAACCACAAAGATAGCGCCTGGATTCAGCCTATCTAGGACGGTGGAGTGCAGCATCAGTGACATAACCCAGAAGAGCCTGGTGCTGAACATGGAAAGTCAGGAGCTTCTTGCCATAGCGCTGCAAGGGGGACGCATGTACAACAGAG ACATAGTCAGGTGCACTTCAGTTAACCGAGACTCTCTCTCTGGCTCAGTGCAGCTGAGTCTGTCCACCTACCAAGCGCCCATGCTGACAGGGGACTCGGGGCTTCCTACGACTCTCAGAGTCTCTGGCAGCGATCTCTACCTTTGTTGCAGCGGCTCATTAATCAAGCCTTCCTTAAGCCTGAAG GTGGTTAAAAACAAGGCAGTATTGTCGACGATTGAAGCAGAAAGTGACAACGTGTGCTTCCTGTTTTACAAGAAGAACACCGGCTTCTCCATGTCCAGTTTCGAGTCGGTCAGATTTCCCACATGGTTCATCGGCACCGCTTCAGCAGACAGGAAGGCCGTGGGAATGTGCCAGGCTACAGCCCAGGGccacaacatacatttcatagtCAAAAAGATATAA